Proteins encoded by one window of Pseudomonas coleopterorum:
- a CDS encoding EAL domain-containing response regulator, with product MSPYRVLIVEDHPFQHEYLVHVFNEAGGFNVDTVWDGQTALQSLAGGHYDLLLSDLLMPGMDGVQLIQQLATLDKPPVLALMSVASRRMLEGAGLAARNLGLTVAGLISKPVQATAVQRLRDCLDQIGGAPRGASGQPILDDVDAVAAALHNGQIQAWFQPKKSLCDGRIVGAEALARWLHPGAGLLMPGAFLGSVQRAGLEETLLWLTLRHTLAAQQHWRRKGYSIPVSINLPTHLLDQHDLADRLHAQVVEQGADPQQVIFELMETSTAHQLSDYYAGACRLRMKGFGLAQDDFGQGFSSYFNLVSTPFSELKLDRSLVHGCADNEHLATALQSIVELCRKFGLAVVAEGVETHAELMLLRRIGCEQVQGFLISPAVAVDRFSTLLVEDGPAPALS from the coding sequence GTGAGTCCCTATCGCGTGCTCATCGTTGAAGACCACCCCTTTCAACATGAGTATCTGGTGCATGTGTTCAATGAAGCGGGTGGCTTCAACGTCGACACCGTCTGGGACGGGCAGACGGCGCTGCAATCGCTGGCTGGCGGCCATTACGATTTGCTCCTCAGTGACCTGCTCATGCCCGGCATGGATGGGGTACAGCTGATCCAGCAACTGGCGACCCTGGACAAGCCTCCGGTACTGGCGCTGATGAGCGTGGCGTCGCGCCGCATGTTGGAGGGGGCTGGTCTGGCCGCGCGCAACCTGGGGCTGACCGTCGCCGGTCTGATCTCCAAGCCTGTGCAGGCGACGGCCGTGCAACGCCTGCGCGACTGTCTGGATCAGATCGGCGGCGCACCGCGCGGCGCGAGCGGCCAGCCGATCCTTGATGATGTGGACGCCGTGGCGGCAGCGCTGCACAACGGTCAGATACAGGCGTGGTTCCAGCCCAAGAAAAGCCTGTGCGATGGCCGCATCGTCGGCGCCGAGGCATTGGCGCGCTGGCTGCATCCTGGTGCAGGGTTGTTGATGCCCGGGGCCTTTCTCGGGTCGGTGCAGCGGGCGGGGTTGGAAGAAACACTGCTGTGGCTGACTCTGCGGCATACATTGGCTGCGCAGCAGCACTGGCGGCGCAAGGGCTACAGCATTCCCGTGTCGATCAATCTGCCGACCCATCTGCTGGATCAGCATGATCTGGCTGACCGATTGCATGCGCAGGTCGTGGAGCAGGGTGCCGATCCACAGCAGGTGATCTTCGAACTGATGGAAACCTCCACCGCCCATCAGCTCAGCGATTACTACGCGGGCGCGTGCCGGTTGCGCATGAAGGGCTTTGGCCTGGCGCAGGATGATTTCGGTCAGGGCTTCAGCTCGTACTTCAATCTGGTGTCCACGCCTTTCAGCGAGCTCAAGCTCGACCGCTCGCTGGTGCACGGATGTGCCGACAACGAGCACTTGGCCACGGCACTGCAGAGCATTGTCGAGCTGTGCCGCAAATTTGGTCTGGCCGTGGTGGCAGAAGGCGTGGAAACCCATGCCGAGCTCATGCTGCTGCGGCGTATCGGCTGTGAGCAGGTACAGGGGTTTCTCATCTCGCCCGCTGTTGCGGTTGATCGTTTCAGCACTTTGCTGGTAGAAGATGGCCCTGCGCCAGCACTAAGCTGA
- a CDS encoding CoA-acylating methylmalonate-semialdehyde dehydrogenase: MNVSVQPNASKLDDVKLLIDGQWVASTTQEWRDIVNPATQQVLARVPFATTDEVNAAVAAAQRAFKTWRLTPLGARMRIMLKLQALIREHSKRIAQTLSAEQGKTIADAEGDIFRGLEVVEHACSIGSLQMGEFAENVAGGVDTYTLRQPIGVCTGITPFNFPAMIPLWMFPMAIVCGNTFVLKPSEQDPLSTVQLVELALEAGVPPGVLNVVHGGKEVVDALCTHADIKAVSFVGSTAVGTHVYDLAGRHGKRVQSMMGAKNHAVVLPDANREQTLNALVGAAFGAAGQRCMATSVAVLVGKSREWIPDLKALAQKLKVNAGSEPGTDVGPVISRRALERVTGLIDSGVQEGAKLELDGRGVQVPGYEQGNFVGPTLFSGVTTDMQIYTQEIFGPVLITLEVDTLDDAIALVNANPFGNGVGLFTQSGAAARKFQSEIDVGQVGINIPIPVPVPSFSFTGSRGSKLGDLGPYGKQVVQFYTQTKTVTARWFDDDSVNDGVNTTINLK; the protein is encoded by the coding sequence ATGAACGTGTCCGTTCAACCGAATGCCAGCAAGCTCGACGATGTGAAACTGCTGATCGATGGCCAATGGGTCGCATCGACCACTCAGGAATGGCGCGACATCGTCAACCCGGCCACCCAGCAAGTGCTGGCGCGTGTGCCCTTCGCCACGACCGATGAAGTCAATGCCGCGGTTGCTGCCGCGCAGCGTGCGTTCAAGACCTGGCGTCTGACGCCGCTGGGTGCGCGGATGCGCATCATGCTCAAGCTGCAGGCCCTGATTCGCGAACACTCCAAGCGGATCGCCCAGACCTTGAGTGCCGAGCAGGGCAAGACCATTGCCGACGCCGAAGGCGATATTTTCCGCGGCCTGGAAGTGGTCGAGCACGCCTGTTCCATCGGCAGCCTGCAGATGGGTGAGTTCGCCGAGAACGTGGCCGGGGGCGTCGATACCTACACCTTGCGTCAGCCCATCGGCGTCTGTACCGGGATCACCCCGTTCAACTTCCCGGCGATGATTCCGCTGTGGATGTTTCCGATGGCCATCGTCTGCGGCAACACCTTCGTGCTCAAGCCGTCCGAGCAGGATCCCCTGTCCACGGTCCAGTTGGTAGAGCTGGCGCTGGAGGCGGGTGTGCCGCCTGGCGTGCTGAACGTGGTGCATGGCGGCAAGGAAGTGGTGGATGCGCTGTGCACCCATGCCGATATCAAAGCGGTGTCGTTCGTCGGCTCGACTGCGGTCGGCACTCATGTGTATGACCTGGCTGGCCGCCATGGCAAGCGTGTGCAGTCGATGATGGGGGCCAAGAACCATGCCGTGGTATTGCCGGACGCCAACCGCGAGCAGACCCTCAATGCGCTCGTCGGCGCTGCGTTCGGTGCAGCCGGGCAGCGCTGCATGGCGACTTCGGTGGCGGTGCTGGTGGGCAAGTCCCGCGAGTGGATTCCGGACCTGAAGGCGCTGGCGCAGAAACTCAAGGTCAACGCAGGCAGCGAGCCGGGCACTGACGTAGGTCCGGTGATTTCCCGGCGTGCGCTGGAGCGTGTCACGGGTTTGATCGACAGCGGTGTGCAGGAAGGCGCCAAGCTGGAGCTCGATGGCCGCGGCGTGCAGGTGCCAGGTTACGAGCAGGGCAACTTCGTGGGGCCGACCTTGTTCAGCGGTGTCACCACGGATATGCAGATCTACACCCAGGAGATTTTCGGGCCGGTGCTGATCACGCTGGAAGTCGACACCCTCGACGATGCCATCGCCCTGGTCAACGCCAATCCGTTCGGCAACGGTGTGGGGCTGTTCACCCAGAGCGGTGCGGCGGCGCGCAAGTTCCAGAGCGAGATCGATGTGGGCCAGGTGGGGATCAATATCCCGATTCCCGTGCCGGTGCCTTCGTTCAGCTTCACCGGGTCGCGCGGTTCCAAGCTCGGCGATCTGGGGCCCTACGGCAAGCAGGTGGTGCAGTTCTATACCCAGACCAAGACAGTCACGGCGCGCTGGTTCGATGACGACAGCGTGAACGATGGCGTCAACACCACCATCAACCTGAAGTAG
- a CDS encoding ATP-binding protein, translating into MKLKHFLQPLDSSFSTPKAARKLLHLFAAALVLGLFAGAGSYLRTAFNDEVSLRRSDMNAAISDAQNFFVSRQTLLRSLGLSAVRNVVQPKPNLNEVPTEEVHIALGQGADSWSLWLTKRMLAHLRQSKVNLLYIGAGQGLAPDQTSTITRLFSIADSVSPVPMCVPRRLRAFEGVGQPTNDYLWLSDQSDAASPLYIFTRLDERSPASGWLGLEVEVPDLMEALRHDSAGDFLLLDARGEVIFTSAVGQSAYQALDLLRSSNAFGLVGGGWLPQHLAIKKQLGYSQWQIVYTLKLSALLPALAARVLTCLLSCLIATILMCWLVRRIDRRLIIPAGHRIEALVESEAFSSTVIRIAPVALCVLRRSDGKVVLQNPLAEQWLGHGQEREQLCHGWIHRAFDQLDRNGSDEIELADGRHLYLAFAPTRYQREEVLICAFSDISARKQVERALQQARRSADAANEAKTLFLATMSHEIRTPLYGVLGTLELLTRTELNGQQRNYLKAIEGSSANLLQLICDVLDVAKIEAGQLSLELTTFSPLALVREVMQGYAGAAQGKGLRLFSCIDPQMPQQLRGDVTRLRQVLNNLLSNALKFTDSGRIVLRVRVDTRDEERPVLHWQIVDTGKGISREDQQHLFEPFFQASGNANVVAGTGLGLSICKRLIHLMNGNLRVVSEPGLGSSFAFDVPLEQVREQPGLVNAEPLMAHRVYVVSRMHDLSDSVCGWLRRWGAIAQVGVPAAGEVPVDAVLVELETVAEESSLVPRWLGPRVIASPMELMFDAALSGIWQANLNNLEEIREAVSRAQGQARKHCTGVTEAPAEMELNLRVLVVEDNVINQLILRDQLEELGCNVVLAGDGVEALSLWHAAEFDLVLTDVNMPRMNGYELAAQLRQRDCTLPIIGATANAMREEGDKCLAAGMNQCLIKPVTLRALHQCLQHYPRRVA; encoded by the coding sequence ATGAAACTCAAACACTTCCTGCAACCGTTGGACTCTTCCTTCTCGACGCCCAAGGCGGCGCGCAAACTGTTGCATCTGTTTGCCGCAGCCTTGGTGTTGGGGCTGTTCGCCGGTGCAGGCAGTTATCTGCGTACGGCCTTCAATGATGAGGTCAGTCTGCGCCGCAGCGACATGAACGCGGCCATCTCCGATGCTCAGAATTTCTTCGTCAGCCGCCAGACATTGCTCAGAAGCCTGGGGCTTTCAGCTGTGCGCAATGTGGTGCAACCCAAGCCCAACCTCAACGAGGTACCCACCGAAGAGGTGCATATTGCCTTGGGCCAAGGCGCCGACAGTTGGAGCTTGTGGCTGACCAAGCGCATGCTCGCTCACCTGCGACAGAGCAAGGTCAACCTCCTGTATATCGGTGCGGGCCAGGGCCTGGCGCCAGACCAGACGTCCACCATCACCCGTCTGTTCAGTATCGCCGACAGCGTTTCTCCCGTACCGATGTGCGTGCCTCGCAGGCTGCGAGCCTTCGAAGGGGTTGGACAACCGACCAACGACTACCTCTGGCTCAGCGATCAGAGCGACGCCGCTTCGCCCCTGTATATTTTCACTCGGCTGGACGAGCGCAGTCCGGCTTCAGGGTGGCTGGGCCTGGAAGTGGAGGTGCCAGACCTGATGGAAGCGCTGCGCCACGACAGCGCTGGAGATTTTCTGCTGCTCGATGCCAGGGGTGAAGTGATCTTCACCAGTGCTGTCGGTCAATCGGCGTACCAGGCGCTCGACCTGCTCAGGAGCAGCAACGCTTTTGGCCTGGTGGGCGGAGGCTGGCTTCCGCAGCATCTGGCGATCAAGAAACAGCTGGGCTATTCGCAATGGCAGATCGTCTACACCCTGAAGCTGAGTGCGCTGCTTCCGGCGTTGGCCGCACGTGTGTTGACCTGTCTGTTGTCGTGCCTGATTGCGACGATACTGATGTGCTGGCTGGTTCGGCGCATCGATCGGCGGCTGATCATCCCGGCAGGTCACCGTATTGAAGCGTTGGTGGAGAGTGAAGCGTTCAGCAGCACCGTCATTCGCATCGCGCCTGTGGCGCTGTGCGTGCTGCGTCGTAGCGATGGCAAGGTCGTGCTGCAGAACCCCTTGGCGGAACAGTGGCTGGGCCATGGCCAGGAGCGTGAGCAGCTGTGTCATGGCTGGATTCATCGGGCCTTCGATCAACTGGACCGCAATGGCAGCGACGAAATCGAATTGGCCGATGGACGCCATCTTTACCTCGCCTTCGCGCCGACGCGTTACCAGCGCGAAGAGGTTCTGATCTGCGCGTTCAGCGATATCAGTGCCCGCAAACAGGTCGAGCGAGCATTGCAGCAGGCGCGCCGCTCGGCGGACGCGGCCAATGAGGCCAAGACGCTGTTCCTGGCCACCATGAGCCATGAAATCCGTACGCCGCTCTACGGCGTACTGGGCACCCTGGAGCTGCTGACGCGAACCGAACTCAATGGGCAGCAGCGCAACTACCTGAAAGCCATCGAGGGCTCGTCGGCCAACCTGCTGCAGTTGATCTGCGATGTGCTGGATGTGGCCAAGATCGAGGCAGGGCAATTGTCGCTGGAGCTGACGACTTTCTCGCCCCTGGCGCTGGTTCGGGAAGTCATGCAGGGGTATGCCGGTGCCGCCCAAGGCAAAGGCCTGCGGCTGTTCAGCTGCATCGATCCGCAGATGCCCCAGCAGTTGCGTGGGGATGTGACCCGATTACGCCAGGTGCTCAACAACCTGCTCAGCAATGCGCTCAAGTTCACTGACAGCGGTCGCATCGTGTTGCGGGTGCGCGTGGATACGCGAGACGAGGAGCGCCCGGTGTTGCACTGGCAGATCGTCGATACCGGCAAGGGCATCAGCCGCGAAGATCAGCAGCATTTGTTCGAGCCGTTTTTCCAGGCCAGTGGCAATGCCAATGTGGTAGCCGGAACTGGTTTGGGCCTGTCGATCTGCAAGCGTCTGATTCATCTCATGAACGGCAATCTGCGAGTGGTCAGCGAACCGGGTCTGGGCAGTAGCTTCGCCTTCGATGTGCCGCTGGAGCAGGTGCGCGAGCAGCCGGGCCTGGTCAATGCCGAGCCGCTCATGGCCCATAGGGTCTATGTGGTGTCGCGCATGCACGACCTGTCCGACAGCGTCTGCGGCTGGCTGCGACGCTGGGGCGCGATTGCCCAGGTCGGGGTGCCGGCAGCAGGGGAGGTGCCTGTCGATGCCGTACTGGTCGAGCTGGAGACGGTTGCCGAAGAGTCCAGTCTCGTGCCGCGCTGGCTCGGTCCTAGGGTCATCGCCAGCCCCATGGAGCTGATGTTCGATGCAGCGCTTTCAGGCATCTGGCAGGCCAACCTAAACAACCTGGAAGAGATCAGGGAAGCGGTGTCCCGTGCCCAGGGACAAGCGCGCAAGCACTGCACCGGCGTGACCGAAGCCCCAGCTGAGATGGAGCTGAATCTTCGCGTGCTGGTGGTCGAGGACAATGTGATCAATCAATTGATTCTGCGTGATCAGCTCGAGGAGCTGGGCTGCAACGTGGTACTGGCCGGTGACGGTGTCGAGGCGTTGTCGCTGTGGCACGCCGCCGAGTTCGACCTGGTGCTGACCGATGTCAACATGCCGCGCATGAACGGCTATGAGCTTGCCGCGCAGTTGCGCCAGCGTGACTGCACGCTGCCCATTATCGGTGCCACGGCCAATGCCATGCGCGAAGAAGGCGACAAGTGCCTGGCCGCGGGAATGAACCAGTGCCTGATCAAACCGGTGACGTTGCGGGCCCTGCACCAGTGTCTGCAGCACTACCCGCGGAGGGTGGCGTGA
- the mmsB gene encoding 3-hydroxyisobutyrate dehydrogenase has product MNIAFIGLGNMGAPMARNLLKAGHTLHLFDLNQAVLAELAQLGGHISASPKDAAAQGELVITMLPAAAHVRSVYLGEEGVLAGIRSGTPAVDCSTIDPQTARDIAAAAAKQGVDLADAPVSGGTGGAQAGTLTFMVGASTELFGQLQPVLAQMGRNIVHCGEVGTGQIAKICNNLLLGISMVGVSEAMALGNALGIDTQVLAGIINSSTGRCWSSDTYNPWPGVSETAPAARGYSGGFGAELMLKDLGLATEAAKQARQPVILGAVAQQLYQAMSLRGEGGLDFSAIVKAYQR; this is encoded by the coding sequence ATGAACATCGCTTTCATTGGCCTGGGCAACATGGGCGCGCCCATGGCGCGCAACCTGCTCAAGGCCGGCCATACGTTGCACCTGTTCGATCTCAACCAGGCTGTGCTTGCCGAACTGGCGCAGTTGGGTGGCCATATCAGCGCATCGCCGAAGGATGCCGCCGCGCAGGGCGAGCTGGTGATCACCATGTTGCCGGCAGCCGCCCATGTGCGCAGCGTCTACCTGGGCGAGGAGGGCGTGCTGGCGGGTATTCGTTCCGGTACGCCGGCGGTGGATTGCAGCACCATCGATCCGCAGACCGCGCGCGACATTGCCGCCGCAGCGGCCAAGCAGGGTGTCGACCTGGCCGATGCGCCGGTATCGGGTGGCACTGGCGGCGCCCAGGCGGGCACCCTGACGTTCATGGTCGGCGCATCGACCGAACTGTTTGGCCAGTTGCAGCCAGTGCTGGCGCAGATGGGGCGCAACATCGTTCACTGTGGTGAGGTGGGCACGGGGCAGATCGCCAAGATCTGCAACAACCTGCTGTTGGGGATTTCCATGGTCGGCGTCTCCGAGGCCATGGCCCTGGGCAATGCGCTGGGCATCGATACCCAGGTGCTGGCCGGGATCATCAACAGCTCTACGGGCCGATGCTGGAGTTCGGATACCTACAATCCATGGCCGGGCGTCAGCGAGACAGCGCCGGCTGCTCGTGGGTATAGCGGGGGCTTTGGAGCCGAGCTGATGCTCAAGGATCTGGGCCTGGCGACCGAGGCGGCCAAGCAGGCCCGCCAGCCGGTGATTCTGGGGGCGGTGGCGCAGCAGTTGTATCAGGCGATGAGTCTGCGCGGGGAGGGCGGGCTGGACTTCTCGGCGATCGTCAAGGCGTACCAGCGCTGA
- a CDS encoding response regulator yields MQQLKVVIADDHPIVLVGVREMVMRDQRFAVVAEAVSPSQLVEQLQTHRPDVLITDYNMPGDAVYGDGLKLIQYVLRHFPDTQVLVLTMVSNSLILSRLDELGVAGVIQKNHLHEEIQKALSALSDRRSYRSPQAPASSVVGSTQQVDERFASLSPKELEVLRLFVTGLSVSDIARHLSRSIKTVSAQKVAAMRKLEVDSDQALLTYCIRAEQFE; encoded by the coding sequence ATGCAACAACTGAAAGTCGTCATTGCCGACGACCACCCCATCGTCCTGGTGGGGGTGCGTGAGATGGTCATGCGCGATCAACGCTTTGCCGTGGTGGCTGAGGCCGTCAGCCCCAGCCAGTTGGTGGAGCAACTACAGACCCATCGGCCGGACGTGCTCATCACCGACTACAACATGCCCGGCGATGCCGTGTATGGCGACGGATTGAAACTGATCCAGTACGTGCTGCGCCACTTCCCCGACACTCAGGTGCTGGTGCTCACCATGGTTTCCAATAGCCTGATCCTGTCGCGTCTGGACGAGCTCGGGGTGGCGGGCGTGATCCAGAAAAATCACCTTCACGAAGAGATTCAGAAGGCCTTGAGCGCCCTGAGCGATCGACGCAGCTACCGCAGCCCACAGGCCCCCGCCAGTTCGGTGGTCGGCAGTACTCAGCAGGTCGATGAGCGGTTCGCCAGTCTGTCACCCAAGGAGTTGGAAGTGCTGCGCCTGTTCGTGACGGGGTTGAGCGTCAGCGATATCGCTCGCCACCTGAGCCGCAGCATCAAGACCGTCAGTGCGCAGAAGGTGGCCGCCATGCGCAAGCTGGAAGTGGACAGCGATCAAGCGCTGTTGACGTACTGCATACGGGCCGAGCAGTTCGAGTAG
- a CDS encoding hybrid sensor histidine kinase/response regulator — MKHASLRLGALALSSQRLNKGLLLLAGLTLLLTSTSYWAVSRLVEAEQDKVEFHFARVIENIHEHETFLRNVASAYDRTNHSLLADVQPASTTALGSDGHRELFQGRALPLSLPFTLAYDSRLTSMETRGALSLGTQLTDYYSTYWAGSYYASPQMFVFAPNAQFDIAVPGIDGTRQRLPLRQAQYLEIAGRLREQLQPQRPLLSGTGVRWLRAPSGLYSTAKTLVASIGVDLPASIMPSRQEQGLTTVVALLDMGQINEIERLLRRPVYNQFTLISPQGEVLLGSLDDDSQAPMGLSFSGKGLRFKMSTENGARWTALYAISYQDFLRYAKWPLVGLGLTVLLALLVGWWINRWYRLQIVQPAQRAQQRLFEGEAFNRVMMDNAPVGLSVVRREDHEVLLENQRAREWQGTAELIKSLNLGDVPATPDEVWLEVAGRHLQACFVATRYQGEDVLLCGFNDITQHVDTAQTMEEARRTADQASEAKTLFLATMSHEIRTPLYGVLGNLELLGLTDLNHRQRQYLEVIQGSSAVLFQLISDVLDVSKIESGQIALEAITFCPQDLVQEAVRGFTAAAQHKGLPIQTEIEPQVPARLRGDPGRIRQILNNLLSNAIKFTESGRVLVRLAVVEMSEARVALQWQVSDTGAGIPEKALEQLFKPFYQVSERDQSTGAGLGLSICARLSELMGGSMRVVSEPGLGSSFSLLLELPIVALQAPPAVSQPQQGSRLPGKPLQILVAEDNPINQAILQEQLQALGAQATVTENGERALQAWAAQAFDLVITDVNMPRMNGYELTRELRRIGATVPIIGVTANAMREEGERCLQVGMNAWVVKPLSLSMLRATVLAHCSEAQGGGLAVDLEGWIALSPAMRQLMERTLHEDIEQIEQGLRSGDGTLVQQRLHSLNGGLATVRATALSMACGQWEAALEQGPLDARASAGIKVLLERLRVVAMALREEPRA; from the coding sequence ATGAAGCATGCAAGCTTGCGTCTCGGGGCGCTGGCGCTCAGTTCGCAGCGCCTGAACAAGGGCCTGCTGCTGTTGGCGGGGCTGACGCTGCTGCTCACCAGCACCAGCTATTGGGCCGTCAGCCGCCTGGTCGAGGCGGAACAGGACAAGGTGGAGTTTCATTTCGCGCGGGTGATCGAGAACATCCACGAGCATGAGACGTTCCTGCGCAACGTGGCCAGCGCCTACGATCGCACCAACCACAGCCTGCTGGCCGACGTCCAACCGGCCAGCACGACGGCGCTGGGCAGCGATGGCCACCGCGAGCTGTTTCAGGGGCGCGCATTGCCACTGTCATTGCCTTTCACCTTGGCCTATGACAGTCGGCTGACCAGCATGGAGACCCGCGGCGCGCTCTCCTTGGGCACTCAGCTGACCGATTACTACAGCACTTATTGGGCTGGCTCCTATTACGCTTCGCCGCAGATGTTCGTGTTCGCCCCCAACGCTCAGTTCGACATTGCCGTGCCAGGCATTGATGGCACGCGGCAGCGTCTGCCTTTGCGCCAGGCCCAGTATCTGGAGATAGCCGGGCGTCTGCGTGAGCAATTGCAGCCACAGCGGCCGTTGCTCAGCGGCACGGGGGTGCGCTGGCTACGGGCGCCATCGGGCCTGTACAGCACTGCCAAGACGTTGGTCGCGAGCATCGGTGTCGACCTGCCTGCCAGCATCATGCCCTCACGGCAGGAACAGGGCCTGACCACCGTAGTGGCGCTGCTGGACATGGGGCAGATCAACGAGATCGAACGACTACTGCGACGCCCCGTGTACAACCAGTTCACCCTGATCTCGCCCCAGGGCGAGGTATTGCTCGGCAGCCTGGACGATGACAGTCAGGCGCCGATGGGCTTGAGTTTCAGCGGCAAGGGCTTGCGGTTCAAGATGAGCACTGAAAACGGCGCGCGCTGGACTGCGCTGTACGCCATCAGCTACCAGGATTTTCTGCGTTACGCCAAGTGGCCGCTGGTGGGCCTTGGCTTGACGGTATTGCTGGCCTTGCTGGTGGGGTGGTGGATCAACCGCTGGTACCGCCTGCAGATCGTGCAGCCGGCGCAGCGTGCTCAACAGCGTCTGTTCGAGGGTGAGGCGTTCAACCGGGTGATGATGGACAACGCCCCTGTCGGCTTGAGTGTCGTGCGCCGCGAAGACCACGAAGTGTTGCTCGAGAACCAGCGTGCACGCGAATGGCAGGGCACCGCCGAGCTGATCAAGTCGCTGAACCTCGGTGACGTCCCTGCCACCCCCGATGAGGTCTGGCTGGAGGTGGCCGGACGACACCTGCAGGCGTGCTTCGTGGCGACCCGCTATCAGGGCGAGGATGTGCTGCTGTGCGGTTTCAACGACATCACCCAACATGTCGATACGGCGCAGACCATGGAGGAGGCCCGCCGCACCGCCGACCAGGCCAGTGAGGCGAAGACGTTGTTCCTGGCCACCATGAGCCACGAGATTCGCACACCGCTGTATGGCGTGCTGGGCAATCTGGAACTGCTTGGCCTGACCGATCTCAACCATCGTCAGCGTCAGTATCTGGAAGTGATTCAAGGCTCGTCGGCGGTGCTGTTTCAGCTGATCAGCGATGTGTTGGATGTGTCCAAGATCGAGTCCGGTCAGATCGCGCTCGAGGCGATTACCTTCTGTCCGCAGGATCTGGTGCAGGAGGCGGTCCGCGGTTTCACGGCGGCCGCTCAGCACAAGGGCCTGCCGATTCAAACCGAGATCGAGCCACAGGTGCCTGCGCGCCTGCGTGGTGATCCGGGGCGTATTCGGCAGATCCTCAACAACCTGTTGAGCAATGCCATCAAGTTCACCGAATCGGGCCGGGTACTGGTGCGTCTGGCCGTGGTCGAAATGAGCGAGGCGCGCGTGGCGTTGCAGTGGCAGGTGTCCGATACCGGCGCGGGTATCCCGGAAAAGGCTCTGGAGCAGCTGTTCAAACCCTTTTACCAAGTGTCCGAGCGTGACCAGAGCACGGGTGCCGGGCTTGGGCTGTCGATCTGTGCCCGCTTGAGCGAGTTGATGGGCGGCAGCATGCGCGTGGTCAGCGAGCCTGGCCTGGGCAGCAGTTTTTCGCTGTTGCTGGAACTGCCCATTGTCGCCCTGCAAGCGCCGCCGGCGGTCTCGCAGCCCCAGCAGGGTAGCCGCTTGCCGGGTAAGCCATTGCAGATTCTGGTCGCCGAAGACAACCCGATCAATCAGGCCATATTGCAAGAGCAACTGCAGGCGCTTGGGGCCCAGGCGACGGTGACGGAAAATGGCGAGCGGGCCTTGCAGGCGTGGGCCGCGCAAGCGTTCGACCTGGTCATTACCGACGTCAACATGCCACGCATGAATGGTTACGAGCTGACTCGCGAGCTGCGTCGCATCGGCGCTACGGTGCCGATCATCGGGGTCACCGCCAACGCCATGCGCGAAGAAGGTGAGCGTTGCCTGCAAGTGGGCATGAATGCCTGGGTCGTCAAACCGTTGAGTCTGTCGATGCTGCGCGCGACGGTGCTGGCCCACTGCAGCGAAGCGCAGGGCGGCGGGCTGGCGGTGGATCTCGAGGGTTGGATCGCCCTGTCGCCGGCGATGCGCCAACTGATGGAACGTACGCTGCATGAGGATATCGAGCAGATCGAACAGGGTCTGCGTTCGGGTGACGGCACCCTCGTGCAACAGCGTCTGCACAGCCTCAACGGCGGTCTTGCCACGGTACGGGCCACGGCGCTATCCATGGCTTGTGGTCAATGGGAGGCGGCTTTGGAGCAAGGCCCTCTGGACGCGCGCGCCAGTGCCGGTATCAAGGTGTTGCTGGAACGCTTGCGCGTAGTGGCGATGGCTCTGCGAGAGGAGCCGCGCGCATGA
- a CDS encoding fimbrial protein, which translates to MTIRHLALLAWLCSSGALAAGDSARIEVTGQLISPPCSARFAGVQQVDLGVVSLNQLHDAKVGSVDVPLVFDCRDASRVDLKLSAASTSDRRTLATSLAQLGLRLSLLRPQVAGTEIDFGLGQSNAFTVSGKTLELVLRVTPVMLEALPEAGSYSALLMLEMTYL; encoded by the coding sequence ATGACCATTCGTCATCTTGCCCTGCTCGCCTGGCTTTGCTCATCCGGTGCGCTGGCCGCAGGCGATAGCGCCCGTATCGAAGTGACCGGCCAACTGATCTCCCCGCCCTGCAGCGCCCGCTTCGCTGGTGTTCAGCAGGTGGATCTGGGAGTGGTATCGCTCAATCAACTGCACGACGCCAAGGTCGGCAGCGTCGATGTGCCCTTGGTCTTCGATTGCCGTGACGCCAGCCGCGTCGACCTCAAGCTGTCGGCAGCCAGCACCAGCGATCGCCGCACCCTGGCCACCAGCCTGGCACAGCTGGGCTTGCGCCTGAGCCTGCTGCGGCCGCAGGTGGCGGGGACGGAGATCGATTTCGGTCTGGGCCAGAGCAATGCCTTCACCGTGTCCGGGAAGACCTTGGAGCTGGTATTGCGAGTCACCCCGGTCATGCTGGAAGCACTACCCGAGGCGGGCAGCTACAGCGCCTTGCTGATGCTCGAAATGACCTACCTGTAG